In Leptodactylus fuscus isolate aLepFus1 chromosome 2, aLepFus1.hap2, whole genome shotgun sequence, one genomic interval encodes:
- the RWDD2B gene encoding RWD domain-containing protein 2B, whose translation MASYEEAEAQISELDLLSSMFPNEEEFSVTDQLALAELRDYTEQRTAITPTFQIQFTLTMKLGDADRVQHTLSLHCSYPPQYPNVPPEIVVRSPSLVRSQQAQLNSDLNAYLRGHCNGDVCILSATEWLQDNADTYLNTVTPTHDQHGVAAAEDAIFTRLWIYSHHIYNKIKRKNILEWSKELGLSGFSMPGKPGIVCVEGAQESCEEFWSRIRKLTWKRILIRHREDVPLSSSASKAETEIQKLRKFPALEEKAFDVHGSRGNHMDLGQLYQFLQEKGCAEVFPMYFGIEGR comes from the exons ATGGCGAGCTATGAGGAGGCGGAGGCGCAGATTTCGGAGCTGGACCTTCTGTCCAGCATGTTCCCTAATGAAGAAGAGTTCAGTGTCACTGACCAGTTAGCGCTGGCTGAGCTGCGAGATTACACCGAGCAGCGTACCGCCATCACCCCAACCTTCCAGATCCAGTTCACTCTGACCATGAAGCTGGGCGATGCCGACCGTGTCCAG CATACGCTGTCATTGCATTGCTCATACCCTCCACAATATCCAAATGTACCACCAGAGATAGTTGTCAG GTCGCCATCCTTGGTGCGTTCACAACAGGCGCAGCTTAATTCAGACCTAAATGCGTACTTGAGAGGCCACTGCAATGGCGATGTCTGCATCTTAAGTGCTACCGAGTGGCTACAAGACAATGCTGACACCTACCTAAACACAGTGACACCTACCCATGACCAGCACGGAGTAGCTGCGGCAGAAGACGCCATCTTTACCAGACTGTGgatatacagtcaccatatatacaataagataaaaaggaaaaatatattaGAATGGTCCAAGGAGTTGGGACTGTCTGGGTTCAGCATGCCGGGGAAACCCGGGATTGTGTGCGTGGAGGGAGCCCAGGAGTCTTGTGAGGAGTTCTGGTCCAG aatacGGAAACTAACGTGGAAACGCATTTTGATCAGACATAGGGAGGACGTCCCGTTGTCCTCTTCAGCTTCGAAAGCTGAGACAGAAATCCAGAAACTTAGAAAATTTCCAGCTCTAGAAGAGAAGGCGTTTGATGTACATGGATCCcgaggaaaccacatggatctaGGCCAGCTCTACCAGTTCCTCCAGGAAAAAGGATGTGCTGAAGTCTTCCCCATGTACTTTGGGATTGAGGGACGATAG